A region from the Ctenopharyngodon idella isolate HZGC_01 chromosome 13, HZGC01, whole genome shotgun sequence genome encodes:
- the sertad4 gene encoding SERTA domain-containing protein 4 isoform X1 codes for MALVLSMNPFCEPEAEALPSLYQPIWESEHCSKSCVSTPSPPGGDTQGLREEPHYRRAPDHVMDRVAMSRISYFKRKFVEDEEPVLSFRSYCHTQVSPVLEERAHILRLSLEKLRFMDDPESFLRRSVLINNLLRRLRNEILLQSDWCFPTGQTTIPCPLQTPAMNTPLPPPALQPCMTPPGPYRKRLRLLRREGQECVPACCCLYAAGRYLQLPLSVYERDVYSNSHPSSSSSSSSSSSSSTSVRFPQLLEEDEDEEEDSDEEEDSVYPMVALCQTETREQNRTWDGLRPQSHRDDKTLEKKREKGKERVRGGEVSQRWLSDAIGAGHHGALARAHVRGK; via the exons ATGGCTTTGGTCTTATCAATGAACCCCTTTTGCGAACCTGAAGCTGAAGCACTGCCGTCACTCTACCAGCCGATCTGGGAATCTGAACACTGCAGTAAAAGCTGTGTCTCCACCCCCTCACCACCAGGGGGCGACACCCAAGGGCTCAGAGAAG AGCCCCATTACAGACGAGCTCCTGATCATGTGATGGATCGTGTAGCCATGTCACGGATCTCTTATTTCAAGAGGAAGTTTGTGGAGGATGAAGAACCTGTACTGAGCTTCAGGAGTTACTGTCACACT CAGGTGTCACCAGTCCTGGAGGAGCGTGCTCACATTCTCCGTCTCTCTCTCGAGAAGCTCCGTTTCATGGATGACCCTGAGTCCTTTTTGCGGAGGTCTGTGCTCATAAACAACCTTCTCCGGCGTCTCAGAAATGAAATCCTCCTCCAGAGCGACTGGTGTTTCCCAACGGGTCAGACAACCATACCTTGTCCCCTCCAAACCCCAGCCATGAATACACCACTCCCCCCTCCTGCCCTGCAGCCCTGCATGACACCGCCCGGGCCGTATCGCAAACGCCTGCGTCTGTTGAGGAGGGAAGGGCAGGAGTGCGTCCCAGCCTGCTGCTGTTTATACGCAGCCGGCCGTTACCTACAGCTCCCTCTGTCTGTGTACGAACGGGATGTATACTCCAACTCTCAcccttcttcatcatcatcatcatcatcatcatcatcatcatcaacatcaGTTAGATTTCCACAGCTGCTggaggaggatgaggatgaggaggaggacAGTGATGAAGAAGAGGACTCTGTGTATCCTATGGTGGCTCTGTGTCAAACAGAAACCAGAGAGCAGAACAGGACGTGGGATGGTCTCCGGCCACAGAGCCACAGGGATGACAAGACCctggagaaaaagagagaaaaagggaAAGAGAGGGTTAGAGGAGGGGAGGTTTCACAGCGGTGGCTTTCAGATGCAATAGGTGCTGGACACCATGGGGCCCTCGCTAGGGCTCACGTGAGgggaaaataa
- the sertad4 gene encoding SERTA domain-containing protein 4 isoform X2 — MALVLSMNPFCEPEAEALPSLYQPIWESEHCSKSCVSTPSPPGGDTQGLREEPHYRRAPDHVMDRVAMSRISYFKRKFVEDEEPVLSFRSYCHTVSPVLEERAHILRLSLEKLRFMDDPESFLRRSVLINNLLRRLRNEILLQSDWCFPTGQTTIPCPLQTPAMNTPLPPPALQPCMTPPGPYRKRLRLLRREGQECVPACCCLYAAGRYLQLPLSVYERDVYSNSHPSSSSSSSSSSSSSTSVRFPQLLEEDEDEEEDSDEEEDSVYPMVALCQTETREQNRTWDGLRPQSHRDDKTLEKKREKGKERVRGGEVSQRWLSDAIGAGHHGALARAHVRGK, encoded by the exons ATGGCTTTGGTCTTATCAATGAACCCCTTTTGCGAACCTGAAGCTGAAGCACTGCCGTCACTCTACCAGCCGATCTGGGAATCTGAACACTGCAGTAAAAGCTGTGTCTCCACCCCCTCACCACCAGGGGGCGACACCCAAGGGCTCAGAGAAG AGCCCCATTACAGACGAGCTCCTGATCATGTGATGGATCGTGTAGCCATGTCACGGATCTCTTATTTCAAGAGGAAGTTTGTGGAGGATGAAGAACCTGTACTGAGCTTCAGGAGTTACTGTCACACT GTGTCACCAGTCCTGGAGGAGCGTGCTCACATTCTCCGTCTCTCTCTCGAGAAGCTCCGTTTCATGGATGACCCTGAGTCCTTTTTGCGGAGGTCTGTGCTCATAAACAACCTTCTCCGGCGTCTCAGAAATGAAATCCTCCTCCAGAGCGACTGGTGTTTCCCAACGGGTCAGACAACCATACCTTGTCCCCTCCAAACCCCAGCCATGAATACACCACTCCCCCCTCCTGCCCTGCAGCCCTGCATGACACCGCCCGGGCCGTATCGCAAACGCCTGCGTCTGTTGAGGAGGGAAGGGCAGGAGTGCGTCCCAGCCTGCTGCTGTTTATACGCAGCCGGCCGTTACCTACAGCTCCCTCTGTCTGTGTACGAACGGGATGTATACTCCAACTCTCAcccttcttcatcatcatcatcatcatcatcatcatcatcatcaacatcaGTTAGATTTCCACAGCTGCTggaggaggatgaggatgaggaggaggacAGTGATGAAGAAGAGGACTCTGTGTATCCTATGGTGGCTCTGTGTCAAACAGAAACCAGAGAGCAGAACAGGACGTGGGATGGTCTCCGGCCACAGAGCCACAGGGATGACAAGACCctggagaaaaagagagaaaaagggaAAGAGAGGGTTAGAGGAGGGGAGGTTTCACAGCGGTGGCTTTCAGATGCAATAGGTGCTGGACACCATGGGGCCCTCGCTAGGGCTCACGTGAGgggaaaataa